The Thunnus thynnus chromosome 22, fThuThy2.1, whole genome shotgun sequence genome includes a window with the following:
- the epoa gene encoding erythropoietin isoform X3 — protein MLQKTSRGLLALLLIVLEWTRPGLPSPLKPICDLRVLNHFIKEARDAEVAMKSCREGCSLSESVTVPQTTVDFDVWEKKNALEQAQEVQCGLWLLQQALSLLRTSVTNTALHSHIDNSIRNLLSINAVLRSLNIQEYTPPASAAGLEGTWRVSSATDLLQVHVNFLRGKVHLLLSAAQACQQDVS, from the exons GACTGCTTGCCTTGCTGTTGATAGTGTTGGAGTGGACCCGGCCAGGCCTACCATCCCCACTGAAGCCGATCTGTGACCTGAGGGTCCTGAACCATTTCATTAAGGAAGCCCGAGACGCAGAAGTCGCTATG AAGTCATGTAGAGAAGGATGTAGCCTGTCAGAGTCTGTCACTGTTCCCCAAACCACAGTAGACTTTGATGTCTgggagaagaaaaat GCATTGGAGCAAGCCCAGGAGGTGCAGTGTGGCTTATGGCTTTTACAACAGGCCCTCAGTTTGCTACGAACCTCAGTCACCAACACAGCACTGCACAGCCACATAGACAACTCCATCAGAAATCTGCTTAGCATCAATGCTGTGCTGCGTAGCCTCAACATCCAG GAATATACCCCACCAGCAAGTGCAGCAGGACTTGAGGGGACATGGAGGGTGTCCTCAGCAACAGATTTGCTTCAAGTTCATGTCAACTTCCTGCGAGGCAAAGTGCATCTCCTTCTTTCGGCTGCACAGGCTTGTCAGCAAGATGTCAGCTGA
- the pop7 gene encoding ribonuclease P protein subunit p20 has product MTEPRNPGMSSIPQTAPVHTDSTSPAVEMDPVEYTLRKRLPRKLPKRRNDVYVNMKTDFRAQLARCQKLLEGGGHREICVHGLGLAINRAINIALQLQASSQGALQLAANTSTVELVDDLEPEDPDEAGEPMTRTRNNSAIHIKVFYPDPQ; this is encoded by the coding sequence ATGACAGAGCCACGCAACCCAGGGATGTCCTCCATCCCTCAGACAGCCCCTGTACACACTGACTCCACCTCCCCGGCCGTAGAGATGGACCCAGTAGAGTACACCCTTCGGAAACGGCTCCCCCGAAAACTCCCCAAAAGACGGAACGATGTCTACGTCAACATGAAGACTGATTTCCGGGCCCAGCTGGCACGTTGTCAGAAACTGCTGGAAGGTGGGGGTCACAGGGAGATCTGTGTCCATGGCCTGGGCCTGGCCATCAACAGAGCTATCAACATTGCCCTTCAGCTGCAGGCCAGCAGCCAGGGGGCGCTACAGCTGGCAGCCAACACCTCCACAGTAGAGCTTGTGGATGACCTGGAACCTGAGGACCCTGATGAGGCTGGGGAGCCCATGACACGTACACGCAACAACTCGGCCATTCATATTAAGGTTTTCTACCCTGACCCACAGTGA